One window of the Streptomyces asoensis genome contains the following:
- the kdpA gene encoding potassium-transporting ATPase subunit KdpA, producing MGPVLAGVLQLLALTAALALAYVPLGAYMARVYSTDTHWRVEKWIYKAIGADPNTEMRWPAYLRGVLAFSAVGVLFLYLLQRLQGHLPGSLGFRAIDPDQAFNTAASFVTNTNWQSYYGEQAMGHVVQTAGLAVQNFVSAAVGIAVAVALVRGFARSRTGELGNFWSDLVRGTVRLLLPLAVGAAIVLVACGAIQNFSGIHEVGQFFGGSQQWNGGAVASQEAIKELGTNGGGYFNANSAHPFENPTPFTNLFEIFLLLVIPLALTRTFGIMVGSVKQGYAILATMATIWVGFVALMMWTEFAHHGPALQIAGGALEGKEVRFGVGSSSVFAVSTTLTSTGAVDSFHSSFTGLGGGITMLGMMLGEIAPGGTGSGLYGMLIMAVIAVFIAGLMVGRTPEYLGKKIGTREIKCAACYLLVTPALVLVFAAAAMALPTPGDSMTNSGAHGFSEILYAYTSASNNNGSAFAGLNADTQWFNSTLGVAMLLGRFLPMVFVLALAGSLAEQRPIPATAGTLRTEKPLFTGLLVGAILIITGLTYFPALALGPLAEGLAS from the coding sequence ATGGGTCCCGTACTCGCCGGCGTGCTCCAGCTGCTGGCTCTCACAGCGGCGCTGGCGCTCGCCTACGTCCCCCTCGGCGCCTACATGGCCAGGGTCTACTCCACCGACACACACTGGCGCGTCGAGAAGTGGATCTACAAGGCCATCGGCGCCGACCCGAACACCGAGATGCGCTGGCCCGCCTACCTGCGGGGCGTGCTGGCCTTCTCCGCGGTCGGCGTCCTCTTCCTGTATCTGCTCCAGCGGCTCCAGGGGCATCTGCCCGGCTCGCTGGGCTTCAGGGCGATCGACCCGGACCAGGCGTTCAACACCGCCGCGTCCTTCGTCACGAACACCAACTGGCAGTCGTACTACGGCGAGCAGGCCATGGGCCACGTCGTGCAGACGGCCGGCCTGGCGGTGCAGAACTTCGTCTCCGCGGCCGTCGGCATCGCCGTCGCGGTGGCCCTCGTACGGGGGTTCGCCCGATCCCGTACCGGTGAGCTGGGCAATTTCTGGTCGGACCTGGTGCGCGGGACCGTCCGCCTCCTGCTGCCGCTCGCCGTCGGCGCCGCGATCGTCCTGGTCGCCTGCGGCGCCATCCAGAACTTCTCCGGCATTCACGAGGTCGGCCAGTTCTTCGGCGGCTCGCAGCAGTGGAACGGCGGTGCGGTCGCCTCCCAGGAGGCCATCAAGGAGCTGGGCACCAACGGTGGCGGCTACTTCAACGCCAACTCCGCCCACCCGTTCGAGAACCCGACCCCGTTCACGAACCTCTTCGAGATCTTCCTGCTGCTGGTGATCCCGCTCGCGCTGACCCGCACCTTCGGCATCATGGTCGGCTCCGTCAAGCAGGGTTACGCGATCCTCGCGACGATGGCCACCATCTGGGTCGGCTTCGTCGCCCTGATGATGTGGACCGAGTTCGCCCATCACGGCCCGGCGCTCCAGATCGCCGGGGGCGCGTTGGAGGGCAAGGAGGTCCGCTTCGGGGTCGGTTCCTCGTCCGTCTTCGCGGTGTCGACGACGCTCACCTCGACCGGCGCGGTGGACTCCTTCCACTCCTCCTTCACCGGCCTGGGCGGCGGCATCACCATGCTCGGCATGATGCTGGGCGAGATCGCGCCCGGCGGTACCGGCTCCGGCCTGTACGGCATGCTGATCATGGCGGTCATCGCGGTGTTCATCGCCGGTCTGATGGTCGGCCGGACCCCCGAGTACCTGGGCAAGAAGATCGGCACCCGCGAGATCAAGTGCGCGGCCTGCTACCTCCTCGTCACCCCGGCGCTGGTTCTGGTCTTCGCCGCCGCGGCGATGGCGCTGCCCACCCCGGGCGACTCCATGACCAACTCCGGCGCGCACGGCTTCTCCGAGATCCTCTACGCCTACACCTCGGCGTCCAACAACAACGGCTCGGCCTTCGCCGGTCTCAACGCGGACACGCAGTGGTTCAACAGCACCCTGGGCGTGGCGATGCTCCTCGGCCGCTTCCTGCCGATGGTGTTCGTGCTGGCGCTGGCCGGCTCGCTCGCCGAGCAGCGGCCGATCCCGGCGACGGCGGGCACCCTGCGTACCGAAAAGCCGCTGTTCACCGGCCTGTTGGTGGGCGCGATCCTGATCATCACCGGCCTGACCTACTTCCCGGCGCTCGCGCTGGGACCGCTCGCCGAAGGGCTGGCGTCATGA
- the kdpF gene encoding K(+)-transporting ATPase subunit F, with protein sequence MTAENIVGLVVAVALLGYLVLALIFPERF encoded by the coding sequence GTGACCGCCGAGAACATCGTCGGCCTCGTCGTGGCCGTCGCCCTGCTGGGCTATCTGGTCCTCGCCCTGATCTTCCCGGAGAGGTTCTGA
- a CDS encoding SpoIIE family protein phosphatase has protein sequence MDSAREAFDAPTPAGPHDLLDASTDAAAIVSAAGVVVGWTRGAEALLGRPASEVVGRSAAELVAMDRDPARVAGVAARCRAGMGWSGVISVRPRDGRPVDVDLRVSASFRIGDDECFLLSARRRSEQWTVGQSVLDGFLTRSPVGMAVMDLELRYVWLNDTLERFGGVPREQRLGRRLSDLLPGLQAAAIEGLMGKVLETGVPVTDYEYLGWSWADPHRRHAYSTSFFPLVGDDDSVTGVCYMVQDVTERWNARRLLSLVNEAGTRVGTTLDVMRTAQELADFAVPGFADFVIVDLLEPVLSTEGHGAWLTDAGPAPARPVMRRAGMCSVREGCPEAVARIGDRVDFLPPPHDAGLLIDGEPILIPVLDPSDELWTSEQPERAASIREFGLHSLISVPMRARNTALGLATFVRSLNPVSFRSDDVLLARELVARAALCVDNARRYTREHTAAVTLQRSLLPHALAGGTALELASSYLPADPTDGVGGDWFDVIPLSGARVGLVVGDVVGHGIAAAATMGRLRTAVQTLADMEMPPDELLAHLDDLVLRLSVERTDDTAAHQGATAFLGATCLYAVYDPVTRRCTMARAGHPPPVVVAPDGQVSFPEPPAGPPLGLGGMAFESTEIELAENSLIGLYTDGLVEGADRDIEEGMLRLGELLARSDADLATLCTSAVRQLVPVPQPDDIALLLARTHALGPDHVVSWEVPVDPAAVSDVRARATRQVEAWGLGDLAMTSELIVSELVTNAVRYATPPIRLRLLLDARLTCEVSDASSTAPRLRHARITDEGGRGLFLVAQLAHRWGARYTADGKIIWAEQEIP, from the coding sequence ATGGATTCTGCGCGAGAAGCTTTCGACGCCCCGACGCCCGCGGGACCGCACGATCTCCTCGATGCGTCCACCGACGCGGCGGCGATCGTGTCCGCGGCCGGCGTCGTGGTCGGCTGGACGCGTGGTGCGGAAGCACTGCTCGGCCGCCCGGCGTCGGAGGTCGTCGGTCGCTCGGCCGCGGAGCTGGTGGCGATGGACCGGGACCCGGCACGGGTGGCCGGTGTCGCGGCGCGGTGCCGGGCCGGGATGGGGTGGAGCGGGGTCATCTCCGTACGGCCCCGCGACGGCCGCCCCGTCGACGTCGACCTGCGGGTCTCCGCCTCCTTTCGGATCGGCGACGACGAGTGCTTCCTGCTCTCGGCGCGCAGGCGGAGCGAGCAGTGGACGGTGGGCCAGTCCGTCCTCGACGGGTTCCTGACCCGTTCCCCGGTCGGGATGGCGGTGATGGACCTGGAGCTGCGCTATGTGTGGCTGAACGACACGCTGGAACGCTTCGGCGGTGTGCCCCGCGAACAGCGTCTGGGGCGCCGGCTGAGCGACCTGCTGCCCGGACTTCAGGCGGCCGCCATCGAGGGACTGATGGGCAAGGTGCTGGAGACCGGGGTCCCGGTCACCGACTACGAGTACCTGGGGTGGAGTTGGGCCGACCCGCACCGCCGCCACGCCTACTCCACGTCGTTCTTCCCCCTGGTGGGTGACGACGACTCCGTCACCGGGGTCTGCTACATGGTCCAGGACGTCACCGAGCGGTGGAACGCCCGCCGGCTGCTGTCGCTGGTCAACGAGGCCGGGACCCGCGTCGGCACGACCCTGGACGTGATGCGCACGGCCCAGGAGCTCGCCGACTTCGCCGTTCCCGGATTCGCGGACTTCGTCATCGTCGACCTCCTGGAGCCGGTGCTCAGCACCGAAGGACACGGCGCGTGGCTGACCGACGCGGGACCGGCGCCCGCGCGGCCGGTGATGCGGCGCGCCGGGATGTGTTCGGTGCGCGAGGGCTGCCCGGAGGCCGTGGCACGGATCGGGGACCGGGTGGACTTCCTGCCCCCGCCGCACGACGCAGGCCTGCTCATCGACGGCGAACCGATCCTCATCCCCGTGCTCGATCCCTCCGACGAGCTGTGGACCTCCGAACAGCCCGAGCGGGCGGCGAGCATCCGCGAGTTCGGCCTGCACTCCCTCATCTCCGTGCCGATGCGGGCGCGGAACACCGCCCTGGGCCTCGCCACCTTCGTCCGGTCCCTCAACCCCGTCTCGTTCCGGTCCGACGACGTCCTGCTGGCCCGGGAGCTGGTGGCGCGGGCGGCGCTGTGCGTCGACAACGCCCGCCGGTACACCCGGGAGCACACGGCGGCGGTCACCCTTCAGCGCAGCCTGCTGCCCCACGCCCTGGCGGGCGGAACGGCGCTGGAGCTGGCCTCCTCCTACCTGCCGGCGGACCCCACGGACGGGGTGGGCGGCGACTGGTTCGACGTGATCCCCCTGTCCGGGGCCAGGGTGGGCCTCGTCGTCGGCGACGTGGTGGGGCACGGTATCGCCGCCGCGGCGACCATGGGCCGGCTGCGCACCGCGGTACAGACCCTCGCCGACATGGAGATGCCCCCCGACGAGCTGCTGGCCCACCTCGACGACCTCGTGCTCCGGCTGAGCGTGGAGCGGACCGACGACACGGCCGCCCATCAGGGCGCCACCGCCTTCCTGGGGGCGACCTGCCTGTACGCCGTCTACGACCCGGTCACCCGACGGTGCACGATGGCCCGGGCCGGACACCCGCCGCCCGTGGTCGTCGCCCCCGACGGGCAGGTCTCGTTCCCGGAGCCCCCGGCCGGTCCTCCGCTGGGGCTCGGCGGGATGGCGTTCGAATCGACGGAGATCGAGCTCGCCGAGAACAGCCTGATCGGTCTCTACACCGACGGCCTCGTGGAGGGAGCCGACCGGGACATCGAAGAAGGCATGCTCCGGCTCGGCGAGCTGCTCGCCCGGTCCGACGCCGATCTGGCGACCCTGTGCACCTCGGCGGTGCGACAGCTCGTGCCCGTGCCCCAGCCCGACGACATCGCCCTGCTCCTGGCGCGCACGCACGCCCTCGGCCCCGACCACGTCGTCTCCTGGGAGGTGCCGGTGGACCCGGCCGCCGTCTCCGACGTCCGGGCCCGGGCCACCCGGCAGGTGGAGGCCTGGGGGCTGGGCGATCTGGCCATGACGTCCGAGCTCATCGTGAGCGAGCTGGTCACCAACGCCGTGCGCTATGCCACACCCCCCATACGGCTGCGGCTGCTCCTCGACGCACGCCTGACCTGCGAGGTCTCCGACGCCAGCAGCACGGCCCCACGGTTGAGGCATGCCCGGATCACCGACGAGGGCGGCCGTGGCCTCTTCCTGGTGGCGCAGCTGGCCCACCGGTGGGGCGCCCGGTACACGGCCGACGGAAAGATCATCTGGGCCGAGCAGGAGATCCCGTGA
- a CDS encoding SpoIIE family protein phosphatase, whose amino-acid sequence MTAEPIRSGGDAYRPESPARTGLLDVLSVSAMVIDIDGRIVFWTPQAEDLFGYTAEEALGKYAARLLIHPEHLQSVVKLFAEVLETGRSWAGAFPIRHKDGSSRLMEFRNMRLQDDLGDVYALGIAADHNLLQRVETDLALCERLINQSPIGLALLDPDLCYLLVNPALERIDGIPAEDHVGRRLRDAMPLPDVDTIESALRQVLTTGTPLLDQYHVGRPPTDPDHEHAWSLSFYRLEDPGGRVLGAAASVVDVTERHRAAAEADRARRRLALIAEASTRVGTSLEVDRTAHELAEIAVPQLADVVAVDILDSALACRRSRRPDNGPELFRALALKAAHPTVALRAADPPGDVAAYEGDRLVTLCVHTGRPVLVRHVGEQDIPRIARDAEAGALLARAGVHSYLAVPLIAHGEVLGALDLKRTRNPLPFDEDDVILASELAGRAAVAIDNARWFQSVRNTALTLQRSLLPDHAPHQTGLELASRYQPAQATSEVGGDWYDVIPLTDDKTALVVGDVMGNGIDAAATMGRLRTATCAYADLDLEPGDVLRHLDKITCDLEHYIVTCLYAVYDPRTRQCRIANAGHMPPALAGPGHDPTLLELPPGAPLGVGGVPFETTTVELAPGDLLVLYTDGLVETRLHPIDDRLAVLLSFLDEPGRPLEEICDLLLYGLRHPDDHDDVALLIARTL is encoded by the coding sequence ATGACAGCCGAACCCATCCGGTCGGGCGGGGACGCGTACCGCCCCGAGTCCCCCGCGCGCACCGGTCTGCTGGACGTGCTGAGCGTGTCCGCGATGGTCATCGACATCGACGGACGCATCGTGTTCTGGACCCCTCAGGCCGAGGACCTCTTCGGCTACACCGCGGAGGAGGCCCTCGGCAAGTACGCGGCGCGGCTGTTGATCCACCCCGAGCACCTCCAGTCCGTGGTGAAGCTGTTCGCGGAGGTGCTGGAGACCGGCCGGAGCTGGGCCGGTGCCTTCCCCATCCGGCACAAGGACGGCAGCAGCCGGCTGATGGAGTTCCGCAACATGCGGCTTCAGGACGATCTCGGGGACGTCTACGCCCTGGGCATCGCCGCCGACCACAATCTGCTCCAGCGCGTCGAGACCGATCTGGCGCTGTGCGAACGGCTGATCAACCAGTCGCCGATCGGTCTGGCCCTCCTGGACCCGGACCTGTGCTATCTCCTGGTCAACCCGGCGCTCGAACGCATCGACGGCATCCCCGCCGAGGACCATGTCGGCCGTCGTCTCAGGGATGCGATGCCCCTTCCCGACGTCGACACCATCGAGTCCGCCCTGCGGCAGGTGCTCACCACCGGTACGCCGCTGCTCGACCAGTACCACGTGGGCCGCCCGCCGACCGACCCCGACCACGAACACGCCTGGTCCCTCTCCTTCTACCGGCTGGAGGACCCGGGCGGGCGGGTGCTGGGCGCGGCCGCCTCGGTCGTCGACGTCACCGAACGGCACCGCGCCGCCGCGGAGGCCGACCGGGCCCGGCGGCGCCTCGCCCTCATCGCCGAGGCCTCCACCCGGGTCGGCACCTCACTGGAGGTGGACCGGACCGCCCACGAACTGGCCGAGATCGCCGTCCCGCAGCTCGCCGACGTGGTCGCCGTGGACATCCTGGACTCCGCCCTGGCCTGCCGCCGCTCGCGCCGCCCGGACAACGGCCCGGAGCTGTTCCGCGCCCTCGCGCTGAAGGCGGCCCACCCCACCGTGGCGCTGCGCGCCGCCGACCCGCCGGGTGACGTCGCGGCCTATGAGGGTGACCGTCTGGTCACCCTGTGCGTGCACACCGGCCGGCCGGTCCTGGTGCGGCACGTCGGCGAGCAGGACATCCCCCGGATCGCCCGGGACGCCGAGGCCGGTGCGCTGCTGGCCCGGGCCGGGGTCCACTCGTACCTCGCCGTGCCGTTGATCGCCCACGGAGAGGTGCTCGGCGCCCTCGACCTCAAACGCACCCGCAACCCGCTGCCGTTCGACGAGGACGACGTCATCCTGGCCAGTGAGCTGGCCGGCCGCGCCGCCGTGGCCATCGACAACGCGCGCTGGTTCCAGAGCGTGCGCAACACCGCCCTCACCCTCCAGCGCAGTCTGCTGCCCGACCACGCGCCCCACCAGACCGGTCTCGAACTCGCCTCCCGCTACCAGCCCGCCCAGGCGACCAGCGAGGTCGGCGGCGACTGGTACGACGTCATCCCGCTGACCGACGACAAGACCGCGCTGGTCGTCGGGGACGTCATGGGCAACGGCATCGACGCCGCCGCCACCATGGGCCGGCTGCGCACCGCGACCTGTGCCTACGCCGACCTCGACCTCGAGCCCGGCGACGTGCTGCGACACCTGGACAAGATCACCTGCGACCTGGAGCACTACATCGTGACCTGCCTGTACGCGGTGTACGACCCGCGTACCAGGCAGTGCCGCATCGCCAACGCGGGCCATATGCCGCCCGCGCTGGCCGGTCCCGGCCATGATCCGACGCTGCTGGAGCTGCCGCCCGGAGCCCCGCTCGGCGTCGGCGGCGTCCCCTTCGAGACCACCACGGTCGAACTCGCCCCCGGCGATCTGCTGGTCCTGTACACGGACGGCCTCGTGGAGACCCGCCTTCACCCCATCGACGACCGTCTGGCCGTCCTGCTCAGCTTCCTCGACGAGCCCGGCCGTCCCCTCGAGGAGATCTGCGACCTGCTGCTGTACGGCCTGCGCCACCCCGACGACCACGACGACGTCGCTCTGCTCATCGCCCGGACCCTGTAG
- a CDS encoding TetR/AcrR family transcriptional regulator translates to MARMPSAQRRRQLTEAAIRAMARDGVPKTTTRSIAAEAGVSLSVFHYCFDSKQALVESVITTLTDHSVSVVRDALRPRATLEETVRAGFQAYWDHVRAHPDEHMLTYELTQYALREPGFEQLARRQYEMYGDAYTELIEQLRSGMDLRLRVPVPVLARYLAAMTDGLTLNYLVLGDAAAWTDILDTVTAHIAGLVMADAPATGSGR, encoded by the coding sequence ATGGCACGGATGCCGTCGGCGCAGCGGCGCCGACAGCTGACGGAAGCGGCGATCAGAGCGATGGCCCGGGACGGCGTCCCCAAGACGACCACCCGGTCCATCGCCGCCGAGGCCGGGGTGTCCCTGAGCGTCTTCCACTACTGCTTCGACTCCAAGCAGGCCCTCGTCGAGTCCGTCATCACGACGCTCACCGACCACTCGGTGAGCGTCGTGAGGGACGCGCTACGGCCCAGGGCCACCCTCGAGGAGACCGTCCGGGCGGGCTTCCAGGCCTACTGGGACCACGTCCGTGCCCACCCCGACGAGCACATGCTCACCTACGAACTCACCCAGTACGCCCTGCGCGAGCCGGGATTCGAGCAACTGGCCCGGCGGCAGTACGAGATGTACGGTGACGCCTACACGGAACTCATCGAGCAGCTCCGCAGCGGCATGGACCTCCGGCTGCGCGTCCCCGTCCCCGTCCTGGCCCGCTATCTGGCCGCCATGACCGACGGTCTGACCCTCAACTACCTCGTGCTCGGCGACGCGGCCGCCTGGACCGACATCCTCGACACGGTCACCGCCCACATCGCGGGGCTGGTCATGGCCGACGCGCCCGCTACAGGGTCCGGGCGATGA
- a CDS encoding galactose-binding domain-containing protein produces the protein MTGRPYRRRRDVTVVSLLLLVLATVLGPTPSSAAGADWWTPTARPAPDSQVNVTGEPFTGTDSAGDVRGFVDAHNHLFSNEAFGGRLICGKVFSEAGVADALKDCPEHYPDGTLALFDYITHGGDGKHDPVGWPTFKDWPAYDSMTHQANYYAWVERAWRGGQRVLVNDLVTNGMICSIYPFKDRSCDEMTSIRLQAKLTYDLQAYIDKMYGGTGKGWFRIVLDSAQAREVIKQGKLAVVLGVETSEPFGCKQIFDIAQCSQADVDKGLDELYALGVRSMFLCHKFDNALCGVRFDEGGLGTAINVGQFLSTGTFWQTEKCTGPQHDNPIGTAASEAEADLPAGTEVPSYDADAQCNTRGLTALGEYAVRGMMKRKMMLEIDHMSVKATGQALDIFEAANYPGVLSSHSWMDIDWTERVYSLGGFVAQYMHGSEAFGAEAERTDALRDKYDVGYGYGTDFNGIGDHPAPRGADAANKVTYPFRSVDGGSVIDRQTVGTRTFDYNTDGGADVGLVPDWIEDIRLVAGQDVVDDLFRGAESYLGTWGSTEQHQASVNLAKGRTATASSSESNPFTSYQPGRAVDGDDASRWAGDWSDDQWWQVDLGSTNLVSRVTLDWERAYGKSYRVELSTDGTTWTTAWSTTSGDGGLDTARFTGTPARYVRVHGLDRGTDWGYSLYEVGVHSA, from the coding sequence ATGACCGGACGCCCGTACCGCAGACGCCGAGATGTCACCGTCGTCTCCCTGCTCCTCCTCGTGCTCGCCACGGTCCTCGGCCCCACCCCGAGCTCGGCGGCCGGCGCGGACTGGTGGACCCCGACGGCCAGGCCGGCCCCCGACTCCCAGGTCAATGTGACCGGCGAGCCGTTCACCGGCACCGACTCGGCGGGCGATGTGCGCGGGTTCGTCGACGCGCACAACCACCTGTTCTCCAACGAGGCCTTCGGCGGCCGGCTCATCTGCGGCAAGGTGTTCTCCGAAGCCGGGGTCGCCGACGCGCTCAAGGACTGTCCCGAGCACTACCCCGACGGCACGCTCGCGCTCTTCGACTACATCACCCACGGCGGCGACGGCAAGCACGACCCGGTCGGCTGGCCGACCTTCAAGGACTGGCCGGCCTACGACTCGATGACCCATCAGGCGAACTACTACGCCTGGGTCGAGCGGGCCTGGCGCGGCGGACAGCGGGTGCTGGTCAACGACCTCGTCACCAACGGCATGATCTGCTCCATCTACCCGTTCAAGGACCGCAGTTGTGACGAGATGACGTCGATCCGCCTCCAGGCGAAGCTGACGTACGACCTCCAGGCCTACATCGACAAGATGTACGGCGGCACCGGCAAGGGCTGGTTCCGGATCGTCCTGGACAGCGCGCAGGCGCGTGAGGTCATCAAGCAGGGCAAGCTGGCGGTCGTCCTGGGCGTCGAGACCTCCGAACCGTTCGGCTGCAAGCAGATCTTCGACATCGCGCAGTGCAGCCAGGCCGACGTCGACAAGGGGCTGGACGAGCTGTACGCGCTGGGCGTGCGCAGCATGTTCCTGTGCCACAAGTTCGACAACGCGCTGTGCGGCGTCCGCTTCGACGAGGGCGGCCTCGGCACGGCCATCAACGTCGGCCAGTTCCTGTCCACCGGCACGTTCTGGCAGACCGAGAAGTGCACCGGACCGCAGCACGACAACCCGATCGGCACCGCCGCCTCCGAGGCGGAGGCGGACCTGCCGGCGGGCACGGAGGTCCCCTCGTACGACGCCGACGCCCAGTGCAACACCCGTGGGCTCACCGCCCTGGGCGAGTACGCCGTGCGCGGCATGATGAAGCGCAAGATGATGCTCGAGATCGACCACATGAGCGTCAAGGCCACCGGGCAGGCGCTCGACATCTTCGAGGCCGCGAACTACCCCGGCGTGCTGTCCTCGCACAGCTGGATGGACATCGACTGGACCGAGCGGGTCTACTCCCTCGGCGGCTTCGTCGCCCAGTACATGCACGGCTCCGAGGCGTTCGGCGCCGAGGCCGAGCGCACCGACGCACTGCGTGACAAGTACGACGTCGGCTACGGCTACGGCACCGACTTCAACGGCATCGGCGACCACCCCGCCCCGCGCGGAGCCGACGCCGCGAACAAGGTCACGTACCCCTTCAGGAGCGTCGACGGCGGCTCCGTCATCGACAGGCAGACCGTCGGCACCCGCACCTTCGACTACAACACCGACGGCGGCGCCGACGTGGGCCTGGTCCCCGACTGGATCGAGGACATCCGGCTCGTCGCAGGCCAGGACGTGGTGGACGACCTCTTCCGGGGCGCCGAGTCCTACCTCGGCACCTGGGGCTCGACCGAGCAGCACCAGGCCTCGGTGAACCTCGCCAAGGGCCGTACCGCCACGGCGAGTTCGTCCGAGTCCAACCCGTTCACCAGCTACCAGCCCGGTCGGGCCGTGGACGGCGACGACGCCAGCCGCTGGGCCGGTGACTGGAGCGACGACCAGTGGTGGCAGGTCGACCTGGGCTCCACCAACCTGGTCTCCCGCGTCACCCTCGACTGGGAGCGCGCGTACGGAAAGTCGTACCGCGTCGAACTCTCCACCGACGGCACCACCTGGACGACCGCCTGGTCCACCACCTCCGGCGACGGCGGCCTGGACACGGCCAGGTTCACCGGCACCCCCGCCCGCTACGTCCGGGTGCACGGCCTGGACCGGGGCACGGATTGGGGATACTCGCTGTACGAAGTGGGCGTCCACAGCGCCTAG